Below is a genomic region from Balaenoptera ricei isolate mBalRic1 chromosome 3, mBalRic1.hap2, whole genome shotgun sequence.
ATAATTGGTACTAATACTTTCTTCTGAATCCCAAAGGATTTCTATGGATGATTTGctcaatttctaatttttatttgatgCATTTCCACAAAAGCAAATTGAGATCATGTTCCTTCACTTCCAGGAATATACAACCTTCTACAGATTAAAATTCAGCACAATACTAAAGACGAGTTTTAGTTGAATGCACCCTCTAGTGGCATACATTATGTGCAAGAACCTGGCATCTACCAAAGAAAACCTCTTTATGAAATGTCAGGTTTTAGGTCGGCACTTAGAGCCTGAAGCCAGCTGGTTAAGAACATGATGGTATGAGTGGCACTCGCATACATCTTTTAGGAAGCTCCCTCTCTTCCAGAgctggagggttttttaaaaaaaatcttttaaaactttcCCCACCATAAGACCTAGGATATTTGTGATATTTACCATACCAAGTTCCAATATTCCTATAGCATTGACTTTAATCTTTCCTCTTAAAATAGAGTCATTTTCTAGCTTACTTTAACAAGCATTGCAAAATACTTACTCTTCATTTAGTTTACAAACCATACTGAGCATCAACTATGTACCAGGCAATGGGGATACAACAAACAACTTATTACACAATTCACTATGCAATTACGAATTTGAAAAGCGCCATAAAGAAGTATAGAGTGCCATGTGTGTACACTAGGGATTGATCTAGTTTGGGGAGGGGGCTTTGGAAGGCTTACTTGAGAATAAAACGTTAAAAGCCTTGAAGGGTGAGTAGAAATTAattggaagaagagaaggaggagtaCCATACAAAGAGAAGAGCATATATAAGGGCCTGGAGATAGCAAGATGCATGTGGCATTTGACAAACTGAGGAGACTCCTATGCATGGAGCTCAAAGAAGAGGGGGAACTTGTGCAGCATGAGGCTAGAGAAATAGGCAGGGACTTATCTTGTTAATGAGTTTGAACTTCATCCTAAGAACAATGGGAAACTATGGAAGGGTTTAAAGCAGGGGAGCAACAATCTGATTTACATTTCGAAAGTTTGCTTTGCTAAGGCACGGAAAATGGATTTGAGGAAGTGCAACAAGAACGGATGCCCAGATCAGCTGCCAGTAATCCAGGCGGGACATGATGAAAGCTGGAACAAGGGAGGTAGCAGTAGCGATAAAGTGGACAGATATTTAAGAGGTAAAAGGGATCGAGCATGATGATGGGGATGGGAGCAGTTGTCCTGGTGAACTGAGTGGATTGCCAATTTTTCCACCAAGCACAAATGCTGGTGGTAGCCGGGTTTTTTttgttggggggggcggggggaggggtagCAAGTTGAGATAAAGAGTTGCTCAGGAGACTAAAATTTCTCTCTTAAAGGAGAACGTCTTTGGCTCCACAGGGTGGTATTTCAATTGAATGCTGAACTAGCATTGGTCAGGACCATGGGGCACCGCCCTTCACCCAGTAGGGCCCCAAATGTCCTTTTTACACTTCTATCACAGTGATCCATTCCCACTGCGCTAATAGTTTTACTTTACGTCGGATAGAAAAACGTAACTCCCTCCCGCCGCCAATCCCAAGAAATATTTGCTATATCTTTAGAAGTCCAGTACAAAGATCATTTCTCAGGGAAGTCTTTCGGGCCTTTCCCACCCCACGGATCCTTCCATCCATCTCGCCCACTATGCTGTGCGTTCCACACAGCACAGATTCCGCACTCTCAACTTCGCGTCTCCGGCGTCCAGAGCGGGGCCCTTCAAACACTGCGAGCTTCACATTTTCTAATTAGCCACATTTACTGGCGCTGAGAGACACCATAGCACCTGATAGCCGCACCTCGGCGTGTCAGCCAATTACCCCCCGGAAGTGACGCGCTGTCAGGGACGACGTGCTTCCGCTCCCGACTGTCGCCCCCGCCGCCGCAGGGGGGACGGGTTTCTCTGGCCTGCCAACTCTGCTGCTCTGGAGGATTCGTGCGTGGTAAGAAGCTGCGCGTGGGGGAGTAAGGTGGTGGGATCCCCTCTTTCGTTCCCTGGGACGCGGCGGGAGGGCGGAGGGAGTGGCGGCTAGGTCCCCGAGGGCCCCCAGCGCCAGGTGGGGCTGAAGCACCGGGCTCCGCGGCGGGCCCAGGCCGCCGGTGACGGGATCCGCCTCAGCTGTAGGAGGCTGGCCGCTTGGGCCGGCGCGGGCCAGCCCCACTGGGATCCTTCGGGTCGAATGGATCCGGCCGACCGGGTACTCAGAGCTTCCCCTGTTCCATATACTCAGGGGAAGGATAACCTTTCTCCTCTTGAACAGCTCCAGTCCCCACTGTGACAGTCACAGGATCCGCAGCGACGAGTGCGCGCGCGTGGTGTGAAGTGTTGTGCACAGTCCCACACCTGTTTATTGGCTCCGCCCCGCAGCTTGTGTTGAAGGGATGTCGTGACAGGAACTGAGGTTTTCCGCACGGGATGCTACCCTAAAAGAGGGGCGTCTTAATAACTGAAAATGATTTGAAACAGCTGGGCTGGAAGTAGCTTACGCTCTGATTAATAAAAGGAAGACTCGGTATTATCACGTGACTGCAAACACATATATTTTGCTTATCAATCTGCCGGAAAGAGTTGTAATGACAGACTTCAGGTCAAAGGACAGGAGTTGTGTATACTTACTAATTTGCTGTGCAAATTATTTGCGATGAAATGGCAGACTAAGCAAGAAGATTGGAAGAAAGTAGACCTGGGACTTAGAGATAGGAAAATAAACCGCTAAGAAAACTGCAGAATTTGGGAAAAGTAACTTCATTTACTATTACTATGTGatttaattttggaaataatttggTTTCTTAatgaattgttttccagtttgaaGCAAGTATTTATATccgtgtgttttttgttgttgctgtttgtttttttactggtGTGGTAGCAAGGGCTAGATTTACATTACAGGCATATCGCTGCAGCATGTTATAGAATTAAATATACAGATatctaaattaagttaaaaagtgttttaataattaaaactctTAACATATGGGTACAGGTGATATAGTGATATAGCATGTatctttagtttcatttttttatttgagatgacTAACTGGCCATGCTTGTCTTAAAGACTGATAAACATCTGATGAAGCCATGACCAGGTGGGCACGAGTTACTACCACACAGAACAAAAGACCCTTCCCTGCAACATCATGGGAGGACATGAAGAAGGGGTCCTTTGAGGGAAAAAGCCAAAACCTACCAAAGAGTAAACAACTTGAAGCTGATAGTCTGTCCCTTAAAAATCATGCATCCCaagcaaaacacaaaaagaataaaaagaaaaaggagtattTAAATGAAGATGTGAACGGATTCATGGAATATCTAAGGCAAAACTCACAGATGGTTCGCAATGGGGAGATGATAGCAGCAGACAGTCAGGAAGTCAGGGAAGAAATTGCAGTTGCTTTAAAGAAAGATAGTCGCCGGGAAGGAAGACGATTAAAAAGACAAGCAGCAAAGAAAAGTGCAATGGTAAGATGATCACTTCTACTAAAATGTTACTTTGTATGGCTAGAAACTATTATTCATGCACTCAGATATGTATTTTAGCAGAGTCTGATTGTGGTTATGTAGTAGACTTATACGGCATCTTTTTGAGGGCTAGTAATAACACTAGGACTTTTTTTGAACACCTCCTCTATGCTAGACAATTGACGTACTGATTAATTATCACAACATGCAAAGATGGTGGcattatttccatattttggGTAGAAAACACTGGTGTGCAGCTAGGTTAAGTATCTTGCTGAAAGCCACTTAGCAAGTAGCAGAGGAGAAATTCAAACCCAGGAAAAGGTGTTAATATTTGATTACTCAGAATAGTGGTTGGCACTTTATAAGtatatacattattaaataaataacgAACCTAAATGAGCTGCTAACTCTATGTAgttcagccaaaagaaaaaaagaagatatttaaaCCCAGAGTCTGACTTTAAGACCTATGTTCTCTCCCCTTCCAGTAGCCCTTTTTCAaacagccatttttaaaaaagatcaaaatAAGGGGGAAGGTTAAGTACAACAGGTTAGATATGTGTGGTTCCCATTAGTTGGAAAGGATGTCTCCCTTTATCTTTATCCCTGAAAAACTGATTGCACAGGAAGGAGATCTAATAAGAATCATACTGGTTAGTAACACAGCAGAGTAATAGCAGAGTTAAAACTCCTTGAGACTGTCCCTAGTCAttgctccctccttccccatgTTACACTGAGAGGAGTGCTGGGGGCTACAGGTTTATTTCCGTGGTGCCAAGACCTAGATTTTAAACTGTGTCAGACACAGGAAATGAACTACTTGGTATAATTCTTTCCCTTCTCTAGCAAGGGATTCTTCTAGCAGGATACTACATAAGAATCAGGATTTGTTgctattttacagttttattttttattagaattaCCACATGTAGAGCACTGTTTGCACCAGTGTAGACTTGAAATGTTACAGCCTCCATAGATGTGGCTTCTGGCTATTTGCAGGATTAGTTTTATGCAGTGTCatatttaaagattcttttgTGGAGATAATACTGATAAAATGTTCCTTATGGATAAATTGGGATAGAAAAGATAATCATTTCTATTTGTATCAAGATAGTTTTgtttaaattatacaatttttaaattttttttttttttttttttttttttttttttaaatttatatatttatggctgtgttgggtcttcgtttctgtgcgagggcttcctctagttgcggcaagcggggtccactcttcatcgcggtgcgcgggcctctcactatcgcggcctctcttgttgcggagcacaggctccagacgcgcaggctcagtagttgtggctcacgggcctagttgctccgcggcatgtgggatcttcccagaccagggctcgaacccgtgtcccctgcattggcaggcagattctcaaccactgcgccaccagggaagcccaatttttaaatattttaaagtcaagTTAATTTAATGTAAAGATAATGTAAAGATAATTTCATTGACATAGTTGGTGTGGTGAATTGCATACTTTTTGAAAAAGTTTAGTACTGTGACCTTTTAAGagaagttttatgtttttttttttttttaaagattgattgattgattgattgattgctatgttgggtcttcgtttctgtgctagggctttctctagttgcggcaagtgggggccactcttcatcgcagtgcacggacctctcactatcacggcctctcttgttgcggagcacaggctccagacgcgcaggctcagcagttgtggctcacgggcctagttgctccgcggcatgtgggatcttcccagaccagggctcgaacccgtgtcccctgcactagcaggcagactctcaaccactgcgccaccagggaagccctatgttttTAATTAAGGGGAAGGgcattctttttccaaaaaaaaaaaaaaaaaaaaaaggaattctttatattaaagcaTGTGCTTTCAATAGTATATGGCTTGTTGAGACCCTTCaactcattttcttgtttttctttttaatacctcAGACTAAGCAGACTAAGCATCAGTTCTATTGTTAATAAGTTGACATCTAGAAATTTACCAGTCCACTCTCCACAATCCCATCTACATTAAATTTAAGGATCATTCAAAAAGTTTGTATTTGGTGAAGATTAGGTTTTTACAGATAAAACCCCATCAGTAAGCTGTCAGGTTACTAGAGACAACCTTGACTTTACCAATAATCCAAGACTTCTTATGTTGGTGATCCAGTTTTGGGTAGTAACTTTTCCTGCAgttgtagaataaatgaattttctttgtttgccctagctcattttaaatgtaaaagttaaTAAAGACTAAAGGGACTCATTCTTTTCCAGTATGttattaaacaggaaaaaaagaaagtgagggcATAGttgcaaaatattattttacctactgaatttgctttttaaaaaccttgtGCTTATTTcgaaaaaagattaaatgatgaATTATTTGTTATCCAAAAAGTATACCTTTTTCcagtttaaataaaatactttagcTATCTACCGTCTTTGATTATGACTGATATTCTCATTCATCACAGCGAAAACTATCCTGCAGATTGCTAGGTAGTATGTAAAGAAACCAAACCATTGTTCAGTGTTAGGCTGGAGCCAAATAATTCATCTTAGAATTATACCttgaaaatgtgtatatattctaAAATGAAACCTCTATCTATTTATGAATAGTAAGGAATATGtatgaaagatataaaaatttaagCATACATTTTGGTACGAAATATATCTTATGATTCGAATCATAATTTAAATGGAATCACTTGGCCCAAATTCATTCAATTATGTGAACTTTGAAAGTATTAATTTTGAGTGATCATTTTTATGGTCATTGTCCATCTCCTCCAGAAAACTCAGTGTTTCTAGGTACAGACATCCCCGTTAACGAAATGAATAGTCCATATTTGCTTAATTCATTTAAGCGATTACCTCCTACAAAGACATTTATAACTTGTGTCTGAGACTGAGAGATTTATGGATTGAGGGTTTTCAAAAGCACTGAAACTCTCTGATGGAAATGACATTCCTTATGGTTTAGGAATATGTGAAACACTGTTTTTCTACAGATAAAATACTGAGATTTCAAAAAAAGAACTAGATAACTTTAAAATGAGGAgtgttttaaagacatttttaatgaCTAGAATTAATAAAGCCAGTGTAGTGTTGCAGTGTGGAAACTcacatttttgttttcccagGTATGTTTCCATTGTAGAAAACCTGGCCATGGGATTGCAGATTGCCCAGCTGCCCTTGAGAATCAAGAAATGGGCACTGGAATATGTTACCGGTGTGGATCCACAGAGCATGAAATAACCAAGTGCAAGGCTAAAGTAGACCCAGCTTTTGGTattaatgtatctttttttctatCAATTTTTTATTTGGTTAATGGTGAAAGTGGCCAGTAAGTAGCCAACTTGTTTTTTTCGTTGTTGACAAGGTTTGTTATGAGTGTGtcacttaatattttgaaatcaaaTGAGATTAAACTTTAAATCATGTAAaaacaaatatgttttttaaacacTCTGAAAACACTCTGAGaatacagtgttttaaaataatatgaattacATGAGATATATATAACTTAACAGGAACTGTTGATTGTTACAGGTGAATTTCCTTTTGCAAAATGTTTTGTTTGTGGGGAAATGGGACATCTGTCCAGATCCTGTCCTGATAATCCCAAAGGACTCTATGCTGATGGTGAGTACATTTATATGTCGAAAATGGTGAGTCATCATGCAGTTGTGATTTAGTTTATACttaaacagtttttaaataaattcttgaGTAAGTAGCAAAATCTTGAGAATTTCATTATCTTTGTCAAGCACTATTCTATGTACTAGACTTTTTGTGTAATGTaatttggtattatttttaatacatcaaATCAGAAAAAACTGACgtgtatatttcaaaatatttgtgcTTGCTTCAGCATCGTTTATGAGAGTATGTTATAAGTATCTACTTTTAAACATAACAGAAACAAAGGGATAATTTCTCAAACTaggataagatttaaaaaatagtgttgTGAATTTAATCTCAGTCTAGCATACCATTTTGGGTAGAAGGGTTGGTACACACTATTCATATTTGTAGTAACTTTTGTTTCTGAATGTTTTTCTTAGTTAGTTGTCTGGCATGGGAATCAAGTAACTTTCTTACCTTTCAACTAATGGCTTAAGGTGCCCACATAAAGTCTGTGGTAAGGTAGGATTACTTTACTCTTCTTAGTAAATtcctaaataaatttatatatatatacacacacacacatatattaatacatatatatacatatatatatatatatatttttttttttttcctctgaaactgTGAAAACAGTTTTGACTTGTCTTAATTTTATAGTGTTCTTTATGTTATTCTCCTACCTAGGCAGGCTacaatcattttatatttgtgttatttgtttttttgcttggCATTTATCCTACTGCATTCTATTCCATTTGtgatttagttattatttttttcagctaACACTTAGAGTCAGCAGAAGCCAAATCTGTATCTCTTTCCCGACCTGTGTGCCCACCAGTCCCATATTTTCAACTGCCTTGTACCAAActcagtgtattttatttttcttcttaaacacTTACTTCTCCTTCTGGTTTTTGTATTTCCATTAATAGCATTATTAGTCCATTATCTAATATAGTCCTGTATTCACttactattttattcatttatttgatgcACATTAATAGACTTGTATTAAGGATCAGAGAATTTCCTGGGGATTCTGGTGATATAATGATGGATAAGTTGGATATCCTATCTTCATAGCTTATATTCTAGAGGATGGGAGAGGTTAAAAACTACACTGACAAAATAATTATGAATTGCAGTAAATTTTCTGAAGGAAAGCAAATGACTTGGAGATAAGGTGGCCGGAGCTACTTCAGATAGGGTGGTCACAAAAAGCTCCTAGTGTTCGACCATTCAGTGAAGACTCATTTTAGAAACCAAATGTGTTGTAATTCACAGTCCTGGAATGTTGCTTAAAGAAGGCCAATAGGCATTTTTACTCGAGTTAGGATGCCTGGCAGATAGAAGGCACTGAAACAAAagttaatttcattccttttgtaGTTGATCACCCCCATCTGACCTGTACAGCAGAGCAGTGGTTCCTAACCCTTTGGGGACCTCATAGCACCTCATGATTAAACATTCTGATCATTAAAGAATCTGATTAAAAACTGTGGGCATTCTCCTCAAAAAATGCATCTGCACAGAGATTTTTCAGAGTTCACAAACCCTTCCCTTTCTAACCATGGTTAAGATCCAGGCTTCTGTGCAGTGGCTCTTGGACACTCCAGAGGACACGTACCTTCCGTCATATCTCACTTCTCTTTCCCACATCTGCCCTGAAGGCCAGGGGCAAGAAATGGTGGGTAGGTACAGTTTAGTGCTCTTTGAGGTCAAGAGGAATGGAGAATGGACTTAATAGGAGTAAGTTCCTGGCTCCAGCTACCTTCGTAACTAACAAGGTTGTGAGGACCAAATAAGATATGAAAGTGCTTTGAGACATTAAAAGCCCTATGTAAGTATTAGAGGTTTTCAATTACTCTGTTCTTTTTATAGGTGGTTGCTGCAGACTTTGTGGCTCTGTGGAACATTTTAAGAAAGATTGCCCCGGAAGTCAGAATTCAGGTGAgatctctgggcctccatttagAAGGGGTGAGATTAGTATTCCTCTGTGTTTTTGCTGAATTTTGTTATTAATAACTTGTTGATGCACAACTGATTTTAAGGCTGCCTGGTTTCCTACTGCAGCGATGACTTCATCATTTCTTTATCAGCAGTACTGAGCATCAGCTGCTGTTCtcaggtgggaaaaaaaaatgaccagtAAGCCCCAGAGGACCCTGATTTTATAAAGCAtcttattcataaatatttttatttgctaacccATGTATTTAATAATAGAGCCAATTCTGTTACTTGAAGAAAAGTATTAATTCactaagagaaaataagaaatttgaGAATAACTTACAGTATTCTTATGATTGAGTATCCTCATGTATGCTCTGAAACCAAAAGGATTCAGTTAGTTGCAAAAACTGccgaaaatattaaaattgtgttATCCACACAGCATCTGGCCAGTTATATTTTCTTCCCAGTGAAATACTACCCTCGGTCATCGAAAACTTCATAAATGTTCACCAAACCTAAGGCAGATTTTTTTGGGATGTGGAGACCATTATTACATTAGTTTACCTAGCTTAAAAGGATGATAATCCTGTGTGAAAGAAAGCAAGACAGTGGGATAGCCCACTAGTGCTTCTTGGGGAAAaagcacatttctttttatatcatATAGTCATAGTACCACACAAATAAGCCTGCCCATTCTTACTTCCTACCCCTAGCATTTGAATCTGAAAACCAAGAGTTCTTGTTTACAATCTTGTCTAGAAGAAGATAGTCTTTACTACACTGTAGGCAGTGAGATTGAAATGATGGAAGTGGAATTTGAATTCTCCCTCCTGGGAGGATTGCCTCTTCCCAAATGACAAGACTGACAAGCAGATGTTGTATAATTTCACAGGTGGAATCTTGTTCATTTGAAACTGCTGCTTCATAACTCTTGCTGTTTACAGACTCTTGGAACTCATTGACTCTATAATGATGAACtctgagaaagaatgaaagagctTTCTCATCAATTCGTGCATTGCAAAGCAGTTGCTGCATTTCCCTAATTGGGATGAGAAATTGCCTGTGGTACTCTGAAATCAAGGGTTATAATCAATTACAGAATTGCTCACTTTCCTTTAGTGATGGAGTCTTCTCTCTTTGTGATTATTCATGTCAAAACTAGTTCCTTTGCTAAACCAATACCAATCTAGGTGGATGTATTTGATGACTGTTTCTCTTACATTCTGACTTTTCTATGTCTTTACAGATCGAATGGTCACGGTTGGTCGCTGGGCAAAGGGAATGAGTGCGGACTATGAAGACATTTTGGATGTGCCTAAACCACAGAAACCCAAAACAAAGATACCTAAAGTTGTTAATTTTTGATGATTAGTGCTATCGTTTGTTAGCACCTCATTGTTAAACATTCTGAACTGGGCCTACTTCATAAGTTGGAGCTGGACTCTCCGTTGGAGTCCTGTATTGTAGATATCAGTATAATCTAGGTGTGGTCAAAGCAGTTCCTGAGTTCTGTCCATCAAGGAGCACTTCTACCATTGTTTGGAGAAAATCACTGAAAAAAAGTATAATGTGTTCAAAATGGATTttctaaagaatatatttttaaccaACAGAACTTAGGTGTAACTCAGTGGTTATATACCTGATTGTAGCAATcatctttttctaaaaacaagATTATGCATTAATATGAACTATCCCTAAACATAGGGTACCTGCTTTGCATTTGGAAATGAATTTTTGTTATATTGTTTTCTTGGTTCAAAGTATCagtttattattatattagaaattaatttataattgccacaaaatctgtattttaaaaatatttaataaaaactcaCTtgctatttacttatttttctgaatACCTAATTTTGGATTGAATGAGCCATTGTCCATTAATGTCCATGTAACAATCCCTTTGGAAACACAATCTTTATGAATCCTAGATGagcttaatttttattaatttttgttttagttttgacaTAAAGAACAAATTATTAACAGCAGTTAATTATTATTAACTTAACAGCAGCTCTTTCTTTGCCCCTGATTTTCAAGAGAGAAATTCTAGCCAAAATTCAGTTTGTGCTATTTAACCAGAATGATGATGGCACATAACAGATTGTCTATCAAACTTAATAGCATTTTGTTCACATGTTTTAGATGAGTCAGGATGAGATGcaagcatcatcatcatcataacagAGTTAGAACACTAATCAGAGACCCATTAGCTTCTTTGTTTGATTTGATGAATACATGCATACTTAATACATACATTTCACAAGGCTTACGCTTCC
It encodes:
- the ZCCHC9 gene encoding zinc finger CCHC domain-containing protein 9 — encoded protein: MTRWARVTTTQNKRPFPATSWEDMKKGSFEGKSQNLPKSKQLEADSLSLKNHASQAKHKKNKKKKEYLNEDVNGFMEYLRQNSQMVRNGEMIAADSQEVREEIAVALKKDSRREGRRLKRQAAKKSAMVCFHCRKPGHGIADCPAALENQEMGTGICYRCGSTEHEITKCKAKVDPAFGEFPFAKCFVCGEMGHLSRSCPDNPKGLYADGGCCRLCGSVEHFKKDCPGSQNSDRMVTVGRWAKGMSADYEDILDVPKPQKPKTKIPKVVNF